CGGTACTCCGCCTTCCACTCGCCCTTCTTGACCTCGTACTTCACCCGCACCCAGCCCCGGCGGCGGAGGTCCTCGTCGTGGTAGCGGAAAACGGCCTCCGCCTGGGAAGCCTGGTACACCACCACGATCCCCTGGGGCTCGGTCGCCCGCTCCACCACCACCGCCTGGGGGAAGAGGTCCACCACCAAGGAGGCGGTGACCCTGAGCTCCAAAGCCCAGGCCAGGGCCAGGAAGGGAAGGAACGCCAGCCAACGCTTCATGCCCCCATCTTCGCTTTCCCCCAGGGCTTTGGGGTGAGAGAAACCTAAAGTAAACTAAAACGCATGGACGAAGTCTGGCGGAAACTGGCCGAACCCTTTCCCCCGGGGGAGGTGCAGTGGCGCGTGGAAGCCCTCTCCCGGGACAAGAAGCGGGCCCTGGTGGTCCCCTACGTGGACGCCCGCACCGTGTTGGACCGCCTGGACAAGGTGGTGGGTCCGGAGGGCTGGCACGACGCCTACGAGGTCCTCTCCGACGCGGAGCGCCAGGTGAAAGACGAAAGGGGCGAGAGGCGGGAGCGCCTTTGCGAGGTCAAGTGCCGCCTCACCGTCCTCGGGGTCACCAAGGAGGACGTGGGGGAGGGGGACTCCCTGAAGGCCGCCTTCTCCGACGCCCTCAAACGGGCGGCGGTGAAGTTCGGGGTGGGGCGGTACCTCTACCGCCTGGAGAAGCAGTGGGTGGACTACGACCCCGAGAAGGGCCGCTTCACCCCGCCCACGCTCCCCGAGGCGGAGCCGGAGGCCGAGACCGAGGAGGAGAAGCCGGAGGCCCACCGCCTCATTGACCAGCTCCTGGAAAGGCTCAAGGAGAAGGGGCTGGGCAAGGAGGCGGCCAGGATCGTGACCAAGTACGGGGGCTACGGCAAGACCCCCGAGGAGACGCGCAAGCTCTACGGGGAGCTACGGAGCCTGCTCAAGGGATGAGGGTCGTCGCCCTCGGGGACCTCCACGCCAACTTCCCTCTCCTCTGGCGGATCCTGCGCCGGGAGGGGCTCGCCGACGAGGGCTTCCGCCCCACGGAGGCCCTGCGCTCGGGGCGGGTGCGCCTCGTCCTCCTGGGGGACCTGGTCCACCCCAAGACCCCGAGGGACTACGCGCGGCTTATAGGCCTCGAGGCCTACGACCCCGAAGACCCCTTCCACCTCCGCCTGGCGGCGGGGGCGCAGATCCGGGAACTCTTCCGCCTAAAGGCCTTCCAGAAGGAGGCGGGGGACCACGTCACCATCCTCCTCGGCAACCACGAGGCCGCCCTCTTGGAGGGAAGCCCCATCCTGGGCAACCGG
This region of Thermus thermophilus genomic DNA includes:
- a CDS encoding Rad52/Rad22 family DNA repair protein produces the protein MDEVWRKLAEPFPPGEVQWRVEALSRDKKRALVVPYVDARTVLDRLDKVVGPEGWHDAYEVLSDAERQVKDERGERRERLCEVKCRLTVLGVTKEDVGEGDSLKAAFSDALKRAAVKFGVGRYLYRLEKQWVDYDPEKGRFTPPTLPEAEPEAETEEEKPEAHRLIDQLLERLKEKGLGKEAARIVTKYGGYGKTPEETRKLYGELRSLLKG